In Rutidosis leptorrhynchoides isolate AG116_Rl617_1_P2 chromosome 2, CSIRO_AGI_Rlap_v1, whole genome shotgun sequence, one genomic interval encodes:
- the LOC139894519 gene encoding pleiotropic drug resistance protein 1-like — protein MDGSDIYKAANSIRLGSLRGGSTRTPSLRSGSTSVWRNSGMDAFSKSSHDEDDEEALKWASLEKLPTFDRLRKGLLFGSTGPSNEVDIGNLGVDDRRHLLDRLVKTADEDNEKFLLKLRARLDRVGIELPTIEVKFEHLNVEADVNTGSRALPSFLNFHIDLFEGLLSLLHLLPNTKRHITILDDVSGVIKPKRMTLLLGPPSSGKTTLLLALAGSLAKELTSSGKVTYNGHELHEFVPERTSAYISQNDVHIGEMTVRETLAFSARCQGVGSRYDMLAELSRRERDANIKPDPDIDVFMKAAATKGQEASVVTDYTLKLLGLDICADTMVGDQMIRGISGGQKKRVTTGEMIVGPSKVLLMDEISTGLDSSTTYQIVNSLKQFLHILEGTAVISLLQPAPETYDLFDDIILLTDGKIVYQGPRENVLAFFESMGFKCPERKGVADFLQEVTSKKDQQQYWMRRDEPYRFVTSKEFSEAFQSSHVGRKLQSDLSTPYDKSKSHPAALTTEKYGLSNKEVLKAVTDREILLMKRNSFVYIFKLFQLITMSFIALTVFLRTEMHKNDTTEGGLYNGAVFFGVTVVMFNGMSEISMTIAKLPVFYKQRNFLFYPSWSYALPSWIIKIPVSILEAAVWVILTYYVIGFDPNISRFFKQYLILFLVNQMASGLFRFIGAMGRNMIVANTFGSFAILLVFALGGFILPRDDVKGWWLWGYWTSPMMYAMNGLAVNEFLGHSWKKPRNGTTLGKLVITQGGFFAEAYWYWIAVGALVGFILVFNICYALSLAFLNSYGKTQSNVSAEDESDAAVELSSMTNETGDGRSQTKNKGMILPFEPHSITFDDVKYSVDMPQEMKEQGVTEDRLLLLKGVSGAFRPGVLTALMGVSGAGKTTLMDVLAGRKTGGYIEGDVKISGYPKKQETFARISGYCEQNDIHSPHVTVYESLLYSAWLRLASDVDEDKRKMFVDEVMDLVELNPIKDALVGLPGVNGLSTEQRKRLTIAVELVANPSIIFMDEPTSGLDARAAAIVMRTVRNTVDTGRTVVCTIHQPSIDIFEAFDELFLMKRGGQELYVGPVGRHSCDIIEYFEAIDGVSKITDGYNPATWMLEVSTAAQEVALGVDFTTIYRESELYKRNKALIAELSVPRPGTKDLFYPTQYSQSFLVQCIACLWKQRWSYWRNPPYTAVRFVFTTFIGVVFGTMFWDLGTKRKSERDLINAMGSMYAACLFLGIQNASAVQPVVDIERTVFYRERAAGMYSALAYAFSQVLVEVPYIFVQTIVYSVIVYAMIAFEWTASKFLWYVFFQFCCFMYMTFYGMMTVAITPNANIAAIIAASFYGIFNLFSGFIIPRPSIPVWWRWYYWGNPLAWTIYGMVASQFGDYDDKLPKGYTVKEYLDSTYGYKHSFLGAVAGVNVGLVLLFAFIFAYCIRSFNFQKR, from the exons ATGGATGGAAGTGACATATATAAAGCTGCAAATAGTATAAGATTAGGGAGTTTAAGAGGTGGTAGCACTAGAACACCAAGTTTAAGATCTGGAAGTACTTCTGTATGGAGGAATTCTGGTATGGATGCTTTTTCAAAATCTtcacatgatgaagatgatgaagaagctcTTAAATGGGCTTCACTTGAAAAGTTACCAACTTTCGATCGTTTGCGAAAAGGTTTACTTTTTGGATCAACTGGACCATCTAATGAAGTTGATATAGGCAATCTTGGAGTAGATGATAGAAGACATTTACTTGATAGACTTGTTAAAACTGCTGATGAAGATAATGAAAAGTTCTTGTTAAAGCTCAGGGCCAGGCTTGATAG GGTTGGGATTGAATTGCCAACAATTGAGGTCAAATTTGAGCATTTAAATGTGGAGGCTGATGTTAATACAGGAAGCAGAGCCTTGCCTAGTTTTCTAAACTTTCACATTGATCTTTTTGAG GGGCTATTGAGTTTATTGCATCTACTTCCGAATACGAAAAGGCATATAACTATCCTTGATGATGTTAGCGGTGTCATTAAGCCTAAAAG AATGACATTACTTTTGGGTCCTCCAAGTTCTGGGAAAACGACACTCTTGTTAGCCTTGGCCGGGTCACTTGCTAAGGAGCTtacg AGTTCGGGTAAGGTAACATATAATGGGCATGAACTACATGAGTTTGTACCTGAGAGAACATCTGCTTATATCAGTCAAAATGATGTTCATATTGGAGAAATGACTGTTAGGGAAACATTGGCTTTCTCTGCAAGATGTCAAGGCGTTGGATCACGTTACG ATATGTTAGCAGAGTTGTCAAGAAGAGAAAGAGATGCAAACATTAAACCTGATCCTGATATTGATGTCTTCATGAAG GCTGCTGCAACCAAAGGTCAAGAAGCTAGTGTGGTCACAGATTATACTCTCAAG CTCTTGGGGTTGGACATATGTGCAGATACGATGGTCGGGGATCAAATGATAAGGGGTATCTCAGGTGGACAAAAGAAACGTGTAACAACGGGTGAAATGATAGTTGGACCGTCAAAAGTTCTTCTTATGGACGAGATATCAACGGGTTTGGATAGTTCCACAACTTATCAGATTGTTAATTCACTTAAACAGTTTCTTCACATTCTCGAGGGTACCGCTGTCATTTCACTTCTTCAGCCTGCACCAGAAACGTACGACTTGTTTGATGACATCATACTCTTGACTGACGGTAAGATCGTGTATCAAGGCCCTCGTGAAAACGTGCTTGCATTTTTTGAATCAATGGGATTCAAATGTCCAGAAAGGAAAGGTGTTGCTGATTTCTTGCAAGAA GTGACATCAAAGAAAGATCAACAACAGTATTGGATGAGAAGAGACGAGCCTTACAGATTTGTGACATCGAAAGAATTTTCGGAAGCCTTTCAATCGTCTCACGTTGGACGAAAACTGCAGAGCGATCTTTCGACCCCGTACGACAAAAGTAAAAGCCACCCTGCGGCTCTTACGACCGAAAAGTACGGTTTGAGTAATAAAGAAGTCTTGAAAGCAGTCACCGATCGAGAAATATTGCTCATGAAAAGAAACTCGTTCGTTTATATCTTCAAATTGTTCCAA CTAATTACCATGTCGTTCATTGCTTTAACTGTGTTTCTACGAACTGAGATGCATAAAAATGACACAACTGAAGGCGGGTTGTATAACGGTGCTGTATTCTTTGGTGTTACTGTAGTCATGTTTAATGGGATGTCTGAAATTTCGATGACGATTGCAAAACTTCCGGTTTTTTACAAACAACGGAACTTCCTATTTTACCCCTCGTGGTCGTATGCTCTTCCATCATGGATCATCAAGATTCCCGTTTCGATTCTTGAAGCTGCGGTTTGGGTCATTCTCACTTACTATGTCATTGGATTTGATCCCAATATCTCAAG ATTCTTCAAACAGTACTTGATACTGTTCCTTGTGAACCAAATGGCTTCTGGATTGTTTCGGTTCATAGGAGCAATGGGTAGGAACATGATTGTTGCAAACACATTCGGTTCATTTGCAATTCTCCTAGTGTTTGCGTTGGGTGGTTTTATCCTGCCAcgag ATGATGTCAAAGGTTGGTGGTTATGGGGTTACTGGACGTCTCCGATGATGTACGCAATGAACGGTTTAGCCGTGAACGAGTTTCTCGGGCATAGTTGGAAAAAA CCTAGGAACGGAACAACGTTAGGAAAATTAGTTATTACACAAGGAGGGTTCTTTGCAGAAGCGTACTGGTATTGGATTGCGGTTGGAGCGTTAGTTGGATTTATTCTTGTCTTCAACATCTGTTATGCTTTGTCCCTCGCTTTCCTAAACa GTTACGGGAAAACGCAATCGAATGTGTCAGCCGAGGATGAAAGTGATGCAGCCGTTGAATTATCGTCTATGACGAATGAAACCGGAGATGGTAGAAGTCAGACCAAGAACAAAGGAATGATTCTTCCGTTCGAACCACATTCGATTACCTTCGATGATGTCAAATACTCCGTCGATATGCCAcag GAAATGAAAGAACAAGGAGTGACTGAAGACCGATTGCTGCTACTTAAGGGAGTAAGTGGAGCTTTCAGGCCGGGTGTTTTGACAGCTTTAATGGGCGTGAGTGGTGCCGGAAAAACTACTCTTATGGACGTGTTAGCGGGTCGTAAAACGGGCGGGTATATCGAAGGTGATGTTAAAATTTCTGGGTATCCAAAGAAACAAGAAACGTTTGCTCGAATATCTGGATACTGTGAGCAAAACGACATCCATTCACCTCATGTTACCGTTTACGAGTCTTTACTTTACTCTGCCTGGCTTAGGTTAGCTTCAGACGTTGACGAAGACAAACGAAAG atGTTTGTGGATGAGGTTATGGACCTTGTAGAACTTAACCCAATAAAGGACGCATTAGTCGGTTTACCTGGTGTGAACGGTCTATCAACCGAACAGAGAAAGCGGTTAACCATAGCGGTTGAGCTTGTGGCTAACCCGTCTATAATATTTATGGACGAGCCAACGTCTGGTTTAGATGCAAGAGCTGCAGCCATTGTGATGAGAACGGTTAGGAACACCGTGGACACTGGTCGAACAGTCGTTTGCACCATTCATCAACCTAGCATCGACATTTTTGAAGCTTTTGATGAG CTGTTCTTGATGAAAAGAGGAGGACAAGAGCTATATGTTGGACCTGTAGGTCGGCATTCATGCGATATAATTGAGTATTTTGAG GCTATTGATGGTGTAAGTAAGATTACGGACGGATATAACCCTGCGACATGGATGTTAGAAGTAAGTACTGCAGCACAAGAAGTGGCGCTCGGGGTCGATTTCACTACAATTTATAGGGAATCTGAACTTTACAA GAGAAACAAAGCATTAATTGCGGAACTAAGCGTACCGCGTCCGGGAACGAAAGATTTGTTTTACCCAACTCAATACTCACAGTCGTTTCTGGTTCAGTGTATCGCATGTCTATGGAAACAACGGTGGTCTTACTGGCGAAATCCTCCGTACACCGCCGTACGTTTTGTTTTTACCACATTTATCGGAGTTGTGTTCGGAACTATGTTTTGGGATCTTGGCACTAAAAG GAAATCAGAACGAGATCTGATAAACGCGATGGGGTCCATGTACGCAGCATGTCTCTTCTTAGGAATTCAAAATGCATCTGCGGTTCAACCAGTTGTCGATATCGAGCGTACTGTTTTCTACAGAGAAAGAGCTGCAGGGATGTATTCCGCTTTAGCTTATGCGTTTTCTCAG GTTCTGGTTGAAGTTCCGTATATTTTCGTGCAAACAATAGTATACAGTGTGATTGTATACGCCATGATTGCATTCGAGTGGACCGCTTCTAAGTTCTTGTGGTACGTCTTTTTCCAATTCTGCTGCTTCATGTACATGACCTTCTACGGTATGATGACCGTCGCCATCACCCCCAACGCCAACATCGCCGCCATTATTGCCGCCTCGTTCTACGGAATCTTCAATCTGTTTTCCGGATTCATCATTCCACGACCC AGTATTCCCGTATGGTGGAGATGGTACTACTGGGGAAATCCGTTGGCATGGACTATTTACGGAATGGTTGCTTCACAGTTCGGGGATTATGATGACAAATTACCAAAAGGTTACACTGTTAAAGAGTACTTGGACAGCACTTACGGTTACAAGCATAGTTTTCTCGGGGCTGTTGCTGGGGTCAACGTTGGTTTGGTTCTGTTATTTGCCTTCATTTTCGCTTACTGCATTCGATCCTTCAACTTCCAGAAgagataa
- the LOC139892663 gene encoding aromatic aminotransferase ISS1-like, whose amino-acid sequence MGSYGMLARRVVSTETPVMVQIQELLRGVEGAVSLAQGVVYWQPPKPALEKVQKLVWEPEISRYGADEGLPELREALIKKLREENKLCKSSVMVTAGANQAFVNIVLTLCDAGDTVVMFAPYYFNAYMSFQMTGVTDILVGPGHPDTLHPDADWLEKTLRETKPTPKLVTVVNPGNPSGTYIPEALLKRISDICKNAGCWLVVDNTYEYFMYDGLKHSCIEGDHIVNIFSFSKAYGMMGWRVGYIAYPSEVKDFAPQLLKIQDNIPICASIISQRLALYSMEVGPQWVTDQVKDLVKNRELLVDALSPLGKGAVKGGEGAIYLWAKLPDKFIDDFEVVRWLANKHGVVLIPGTPCGCPGHVRISFGGLVEKECRLASERLKKGLEELVKDGMV is encoded by the exons ATGGGTTCTTATGGAATGTTGGCAAGAAGGGTTGTCTCTACGGAAACACCAGTTATGGTTCAG ATCCAAGAATTGCTAAGAGGTGTTGAGGGTGCTGTATCTTTAGCTCAG ggTGTTGTTTACTGGCAACCACCTAAACCGGCTTTAGAGAAGGTGCAAAAGCTTGTTTGGGAACCTGAAATCAGTCGTTATGGCGCAGATGAAGGTCTTCCTGAGCTTAGGGAAGCTTTGATTAAAAAG TTGCGCGAAGAAAATAAGCTATGCAAATCTTCAGTGATGGTCACTGCAGGTGCAAATCAG GCATTTGTGAATATCGTTCTTACTCTGTGTGATGCAGGGGATACCGTTGTTATGTTTGCACCATACTATTTCAATGCCTACATGTCATTTCAGATGACAGGTGTCACTGACATACTGGTGGGTCCTGGTCATCCAGATACGCTTCATCCGGATGCAG ATTGGCTAGAAAAAACATTACGGGAAACCAAACCAACACCAAAGCTTGTTACCGTTGTTAATCCTGGCAACCCTTCTGGAACCTACATCCCAGAAGCCCTTCTTAAG AGAATCTCAGATATATGCAAAAATGCTGGATGTTGGCTTGTTGTAGATAACACATACGA GTACTTCATGTATGATGGTTTGAAGCACTCTTGTATCGAGGGAGATCACATTGTCAACATTTTTTCCTTCTCTAAAGCTTATGGGATGATGGGTTGGCGAGTTGGTTat ATAGCATATCCATCAGAGGTTAAGGATTTTGCACCACAGCTTCTTAAAATCCAAGATAACATTCCGATATGTGCTTCGATAATATCGCAACGGCTAGCCCTTTACTCAATGGAAGTGGGTCCACAGTGGGTTACTGATCAAGTCAAAGATCTAGTCAAGAACCGAGAACTTCTTGTAGATGCATTATCACCGTTAGGTAAGGGTGCGGTCAAAGGTGGAGAAGGTGCTATTTACCTTTGGGCTAAGTTACCTGATAAGTTTATTGATGACTTTGAAGTGGTTCGTTGGCTTGCTAATAAGCATGGTGTGGTACTAATCCCGGGGACCCCATGTGGGTGCCCGGGTCACGTTAGGATCTCGTTTGGTGGTCTGGTCGAGAAAGAATGTCGACTTGCATCCGAGAGATTGAAGAAAGGGTTGGAAGAACTGGTTAAAGATGGAATGGTTTAA